Proteins encoded together in one Papaver somniferum cultivar HN1 unplaced genomic scaffold, ASM357369v1 unplaced-scaffold_21, whole genome shotgun sequence window:
- the LOC113339964 gene encoding BTB/POZ domain-containing protein POB1-like, with translation MVVLEFMYEDKDEEEYREEAALMYLLNFMYSNTLSVTTATGLLDVLMAADKFEVESCMRYCSRLLHNMPMTPDSALLYLELPSSVLMVEAVQPLTDAAKQYLAARYKDVTKFSEEVLNLPLAGLEAVLSSDDLQVASEDAVYDFVLKWAKMHYPKIEDRREVLGSRLGRLIRFPYMTCRKLKKVLTCNDFDHDLTSKVVLEALFFKAEAPHRQRTLAAEESAVTNRRFVERAYKYRPVKVVEFELPRQQCVVYLDLKREKCVNLFPSGRVYSQAFHLGGQGFFLSAHCNMNQQSSFHCFGLFLGMQEKGLVSFAVDYEFAARSKPSEEYVSKYKGNYTFTGGKAVGYRNLFAIPWTNFTADDSLYFINGILHLRAELTIKH, from the exons ATGGTTGTATTAGAGTTTATGTATGAAgataaagacgaagaagaatatAGGG AGGAAGCTGCTCTCATGTACCTCCTAAATTTTATGTACAGCAACACCTTATCAGTTACCACAGCAACAGGTTTGTTGGATGTGCTCATGGCTGCTGATAAGTTTGAGGTTGAATCGTGCATGAGGTATTGCAGTCGGCTTCTGCATAACATGCCCATGACACCAGATTCCGCATTGCTTTATCTAGAGCTTCCTTCCAGTGTTTTAATGGTTGAGGCAGTCCAGCCATTGACGGATGCAGCTAAGCAATACCTTGCAGCACGATACAAAGACGTTACCAA GTTCTCGGAGGAGGTGCTGAACTTACCCTTGGCTGGGCTTGAGGCAGTGTTGTCCAGCGATGATCTCCAGGTTGCATCCGAAGATGCTGTTTATGATTTTGTTTTGAAGTGGGCAAAAATGCATTACCCAAAGATAGAAGACAGGCGTGAGGTTCTTGGTTCGCGTCTTGGTCGCCTGATTCGTTTCCCTTACATGACCTGCCGCAAACTCAAGAAGGTTCTCACTTGCAATGACTTTGACCATGATCTCACATCCAAGGTTGTCCTCGAGGCTCTCTTTTTTAAGGCAGAAGCTCCACATAGACAACGAACCCTAGCCGCCGAGGAATCTGCAGTCACAAATCGTCGTTTTGTTGAACGAGCATACAAATACAGGCCTGTGAAAGTGGTGGAATTCGAGCTTCCACGTCAGCAATGTGTGGTTTATTTAGATCTTAAGCGTGAAAAGTGTGTAAACCTGTTCCCATCTGGGCGAGTCTACTCACAAGCATTCCATCTCGGTGGACAAGGTTTCTTTCTTTCAGCTCACTGCAACATGAACCAACAGAGCTCATTCCACTGTTTTGGCCTCTTTCTAGGAATGCAAGAGAAGGGATTAGTCAGTTTTGCCGTGGACTATGAATTTGCAGCTAGATCAAAACCATCAGAAGAGTACGTCAGCAAGTACAAAGGAAATTATACCTTCACAGGTGGGAAGGCAGTTGGATATAGAAACCTGTTTGCAATCCCATGGACGAACTTCACGGCAGATGACAGTCTTTACTTCATCAACGGAATCCTGCATCTAAGAGCTGAACTGACAATAAAACACTGA
- the LOC113339968 gene encoding peroxidase 3-like → MGRMGYSSIVIFMVFGLLLGSAYAQLKMGFYAKSCPKAEKIIQDYVQKRAPVAAAALLRMHFHDCFVRGCDASVLLNSTSNNQAEKDAQPNLTLRGFDFIDKVKSLVEAACPGVVSCADIISLAARDSVVAIGGPTWKVPTGRRDGRISVRSEALRNIPNPNSNFATLRSNFANKGLNVKDLVLLSGAHTIGVSHCNPSFSNRLYNFSGRGDQDPSLDSKYAANLKARKCRTITDNTTISEMDPGSFKTFDLGYYKNLVKRRGLFHSDAALLTDAISKSVVTQLLQGSLPNFFAEFATSMEKMGQIGVMTGSTGEIRNKCSIIN, encoded by the exons ATGGGAAGAATGGGTTATTCAAGCATtgtaatctttatggtttttggatTATTGTTAGGTTCAGCTTATGctcaattgaagatgggtttttatGCTAAAAGTTGCCCTAAAGCTGAGAAGATTATACAAGATTATGTGCAGAAACGAGCCCCTGTGGCGGCTGCAGCTTTACTCAGAATGCATTTTCATGACTGTTTTGTCAGG GGTTGTGATGCATCTGTATTATTGAACTCAACTTCGAACAATCAAGCCGAAAAGGATGCTCAACCTAACCTGACTCTCCGAGGTTTTGACTTTATTGACAAAGTGAAAAGCTTAGTAGAGGCCGCATGTCCTGGTGTTGTTTCTTGTGCAGATATCATCTCTTTAGCTGCAAGGGATTCAGTTGTTGCCATA GGAGGACCAACATGGAAAGTTCCGACTGGACGACGAGATGGAAGAATTTCAGTAAGGTCTGAGGCATTAAGAAACATCCCCAATCCTAATAGCAACTTTGCTACCCTTCGATCAAATTTTGCTAACAAAGGGCTTAACGTGAAAGATCTTGTTTTATTATCTG GTGCTCACACAATTGGTGTCTCTCATTGTAATCCTTCATTTTCAAACCGTCTATACAATTTTAGCGGTAGAGGAGATCAAGATCCTTCACTAGACAGTAAATATGCCGCTAATTTGAAGGCAAGGAAATGCAGAACAATAACCGATAACACAACAATATCTGAGATGGATCCAGGAAGTTTCAAGACTTTTGATTTAGGTTACTACAAAAATCTAGTTAAAAGACGAGGTCTTTTCCACTCCGATGCAGCTTTACTTACAGATGCTATTTCAAAATCAGTTGTTACTCAATTACTCCAAGGTAGTTTACCAAATTTCTTTGCGGAATTTGCCACATCCATGGAAAAAATGGGTCAAATTGGAGTTATGACTGGATCGACTGGAGAGATTCGAAACAAATGTTCAATTATTAATTAG
- the LOC113340142 gene encoding cysteine proteinase inhibitor 5-like, with product MASALSSSSVNGPLVGGIIEIKDVKTNKHVQELGEYSVNEYNRKFKKGLAFKEVIQAQKQVVQRFKYYMNVSAIENGKLNLYDAVVVVQAWITPSNELISFNIFLVK from the coding sequence ATGGCATCAGCACTTTCTTCTTCCTCTGTTAATGGTCCGCTAGTTGGAGGAATAATTGAAATCAAAGATGTGAAAACAAACAAACACGTACAAGAATTAGgggaatattcagttaatgaatataATCGGAAATTCAAGAAGGGATTGGCATTCAAAGAAGTTATTCAAGCCCAGAAACAAGTTGTTCAAAGATTCAAATACTATATGAATGTTTCTGCAATTGAGAATGGAAAGCTTAACTTGTACGATGCTGTCGTTGTTGTCCAAGCTTGGATAACGCCTTCGAATGAGCTTATTAGTTTTAACATTTTTTTGGTTAAATAG